In Flavobacterium endoglycinae, one DNA window encodes the following:
- the rpoC gene encoding DNA-directed RNA polymerase subunit beta' encodes MINNRNNKDKNPVKRFNKISIGLASPESILKESRGEVLKPETINYRTHKPERDGLFCERIFGPVKDFECACGKYKRIRYKGIICDRCGVEVTEKKVRRDRVGHINLVVPIAHIWYFRSLPNKIGYILGLPSKKLDMIIYYERYVVIQPGIAKNADGESLQRLDFLTEEEYLNILDTLPQENQYLDDLDPNKFVAKMGAECIMDLLARIDLDALSYELRHSANNETSKQRKTEALKRLQVVESFRESNENRENRPEWMIMKVVPVIPPELRPLVPLDGGRFATSDLNDLYRRVIIRNNRLKRLMEIKAPEVILRNEKRMLQESVDSLFDNTRKASAVKTESNRPLKSLSDSLKGKQGRFRQNLLGKRVDYSARSVIVVGPELKLYECGLPKDMASELYKPFVIRKLIERGIVKTVKSAKKIIDKKEPVVWDILENVIKGHPVLLNRAPTLHRLGIQAFQPKLIEGKAIQLHPLVCTAFNADFDGDQMAVHLPLGPEAILEAQLLMLASHNILNPANGAPITVPSQDMVLGLYYMTKERISTEDHKIIGQDLTFYSAEEVNIALNEGRLELNARVKIRAKDFNENGELVYKIIQTTAGRVLFNEVVPEAAGYINDVLTKKNLRDIIGHILSVTDVPTTAAFLDNMKDMGYKFAFRGGLSFSLGDIRIPEQKTKLIADAREQVEGISTNYNMGLITNNERYNQVIDVWTSANAQLTELAMKNIREDQQGFNSVYMMLDSGARGSKEQIRQLTGMRGLMAKPKKSTAGGGEIIENPILSNFKEGLSILEYFISTHGARKGLADTALKTADAGYLTRRLHDVSQDVIVNIEDCGTLRGVEVAALKKNEEIVESLGERILGRVALQDVINPLTNEIMVRSGEQITESIVKTIEASPIEKVEVRSPLTCEALKGICAKCYGRNLATGKMTQRGEAVGVIAAQSIGEPGTQLTLRTFHVGGVAGGISEESSIVTRFNGRLEIEDLKTVKGEDSEGNEVDIVVSRSTELKLIDEKTGIVLNTHNIPYGSSIFVNDGDVVTKGTVICKWDPYNGVIVSEFTGKIAYEDLEQGQSFMVEIDEQTGFQEKVISEARNKKLIPTLLVYGKEGELIRSYNLPVGAHLMVENGEKIKAGKVLVKIPRRSSKAGDITGGLPRITELLEARNPSNPAVVSEIDGVVSFGKIKRGNREIVIESKFGEIKKYLVKLSSQILVQENDFVRAGVPLSDGAITPDDILRIQGPAAVQQYLVNEIQEVYRLQGVKINDKHFEVVIRQMMRKVKVEDPGDTLFLEDQLIHTKDFILQNDKLYGMKVVEDAGDSSVLKPGQIITPRELRDENSLLKRTDKNLVVARDVITATATPVLQGITRASLQTKSFISAASFQETTKVLNEAAVAGKIDDLEGLKENVIVGHRIPAGTGMREYDNTIVGSKDDYNEMMANKEEYIY; translated from the coding sequence ATGATCAATAATAGAAACAATAAAGATAAAAATCCAGTAAAAAGATTTAACAAAATCTCTATTGGATTGGCTTCACCAGAATCTATCTTGAAAGAATCAAGAGGAGAGGTTTTAAAGCCAGAAACAATCAACTATAGAACTCACAAGCCAGAGCGTGACGGACTTTTCTGCGAAAGAATCTTCGGACCAGTAAAAGATTTTGAATGTGCTTGCGGTAAGTATAAAAGAATTCGTTACAAAGGTATCATCTGTGACCGTTGTGGTGTTGAAGTTACAGAGAAAAAAGTACGTCGTGATAGAGTAGGACACATCAACCTTGTTGTGCCAATTGCTCACATTTGGTACTTCAGATCTCTTCCAAACAAAATTGGTTATATCCTTGGTCTTCCATCTAAGAAATTAGATATGATTATTTACTACGAAAGATACGTAGTAATTCAGCCAGGTATCGCTAAAAATGCAGATGGAGAATCATTACAAAGATTAGATTTCTTAACTGAAGAAGAGTACTTAAACATTTTAGATACTCTTCCGCAAGAAAACCAATATTTAGACGATTTAGATCCAAATAAATTTGTTGCCAAAATGGGAGCAGAGTGTATTATGGATTTATTAGCTCGTATTGACTTAGATGCTTTATCTTATGAATTAAGACACAGTGCTAACAACGAGACCTCTAAACAAAGAAAAACTGAAGCTTTAAAAAGATTACAAGTTGTTGAGTCTTTCCGTGAGTCTAACGAAAACCGCGAAAACCGTCCAGAGTGGATGATTATGAAAGTGGTTCCAGTTATTCCACCAGAATTACGTCCGCTTGTGCCACTTGATGGAGGTCGTTTTGCAACTTCAGATTTGAACGATTTATATCGTCGTGTAATTATCCGTAACAACCGTTTAAAAAGATTAATGGAGATTAAAGCTCCAGAAGTTATCTTAAGAAACGAAAAACGTATGTTGCAAGAATCTGTAGATTCATTATTCGACAACACACGTAAAGCTTCTGCTGTTAAAACAGAATCAAACAGACCATTAAAATCATTATCTGACTCATTAAAAGGTAAACAAGGACGTTTCCGTCAAAACCTTTTAGGAAAACGTGTGGATTATTCTGCTCGTTCGGTAATTGTCGTTGGTCCAGAGTTAAAATTATATGAGTGCGGATTGCCAAAAGATATGGCTTCTGAGTTATACAAACCATTCGTTATTCGTAAGTTGATCGAAAGAGGTATTGTAAAAACAGTAAAATCTGCTAAGAAAATCATTGACAAAAAAGAGCCTGTAGTTTGGGATATCCTTGAAAACGTAATTAAAGGACACCCAGTATTACTTAACCGTGCTCCTACTTTGCACAGACTTGGTATTCAAGCATTCCAGCCAAAATTAATTGAAGGAAAAGCGATCCAGTTACACCCATTAGTATGTACGGCATTCAACGCCGATTTCGATGGTGACCAGATGGCGGTTCACTTACCATTAGGACCAGAGGCTATTTTAGAGGCACAATTATTAATGTTAGCTTCTCACAATATCTTGAACCCTGCAAATGGTGCTCCAATTACTGTACCTTCTCAGGACATGGTCTTGGGTCTATACTATATGACCAAAGAACGTATTTCTACAGAAGATCACAAAATTATTGGCCAGGATTTGACTTTTTATTCTGCTGAAGAAGTAAACATTGCATTAAACGAAGGAAGATTAGAATTGAATGCTCGTGTGAAAATTAGAGCAAAAGATTTTAATGAGAACGGAGAATTAGTGTACAAAATCATCCAGACAACTGCAGGACGTGTATTATTTAACGAAGTAGTACCTGAAGCAGCTGGATATATCAACGACGTATTGACTAAGAAAAACCTTAGAGATATTATCGGACACATTTTAAGTGTGACTGATGTACCTACAACGGCAGCTTTCTTGGATAATATGAAAGATATGGGGTATAAATTCGCATTTAGAGGAGGTTTATCATTCTCTTTAGGTGATATTAGAATTCCAGAACAAAAAACGAAGTTAATTGCAGATGCTAGAGAGCAAGTTGAAGGTATCTCAACTAACTATAACATGGGTCTTATCACAAATAACGAGCGTTACAACCAAGTTATTGATGTGTGGACTTCAGCAAATGCTCAGTTAACAGAGTTAGCAATGAAAAATATTAGAGAAGACCAACAAGGTTTCAACTCTGTATATATGATGCTTGACTCTGGGGCGAGGGGTTCTAAGGAGCAGATTCGTCAGTTAACTGGTATGCGTGGTTTGATGGCTAAGCCTAAAAAATCTACTGCCGGTGGTGGTGAGATTATTGAAAACCCGATTCTTTCTAACTTTAAGGAAGGTCTTTCGATCCTTGAGTACTTTATTTCTACTCACGGTGCTCGTAAAGGTCTTGCGGATACGGCTCTTAAAACGGCCGATGCTGGTTACTTAACAAGAAGGCTTCATGACGTTTCTCAAGATGTTATTGTCAACATCGAAGATTGTGGAACTTTAAGAGGTGTTGAAGTAGCTGCCTTGAAGAAAAACGAGGAAATCGTTGAATCTTTGGGTGAGAGAATTTTAGGACGTGTTGCATTGCAAGACGTTATTAATCCTCTTACTAACGAGATCATGGTTAGATCTGGAGAGCAAATTACGGAATCAATTGTTAAGACTATCGAGGCTTCTCCAATTGAGAAAGTTGAAGTTAGATCTCCATTAACTTGTGAAGCTTTAAAAGGTATTTGTGCTAAATGTTACGGTAGAAACTTAGCTACTGGTAAGATGACACAAAGAGGTGAAGCTGTCGGAGTTATTGCAGCTCAGTCTATTGGAGAGCCAGGTACACAGTTAACACTTCGTACGTTCCACGTTGGAGGGGTTGCTGGAGGTATCTCTGAAGAATCTAGCATTGTGACAAGATTTAACGGACGTCTTGAAATTGAAGATTTAAAAACAGTTAAAGGTGAAGACAGTGAAGGTAATGAAGTTGATATTGTAGTTTCACGTTCAACAGAATTGAAATTAATTGACGAAAAAACCGGAATTGTTTTAAATACGCATAACATCCCTTACGGATCTAGTATTTTTGTAAATGATGGTGATGTAGTTACTAAAGGAACCGTAATCTGTAAATGGGATCCTTATAACGGTGTAATTGTTTCTGAATTTACTGGTAAGATTGCTTACGAAGATTTAGAGCAAGGACAATCGTTCATGGTTGAGATCGATGAGCAGACTGGTTTCCAAGAAAAAGTAATTTCTGAAGCTAGAAACAAAAAATTAATTCCAACTTTATTGGTTTACGGTAAAGAAGGTGAATTGATTCGTTCATACAACTTACCAGTAGGTGCACACTTAATGGTTGAGAATGGCGAGAAAATTAAAGCAGGTAAAGTATTAGTGAAAATCCCTCGTCGTTCTTCTAAAGCAGGCGATATCACGGGAGGTTTACCAAGAATTACCGAGCTTCTTGAGGCTCGTAACCCTTCTAACCCAGCAGTTGTATCTGAAATTGATGGTGTTGTATCTTTTGGAAAAATTAAGAGAGGTAACCGTGAGATCGTTATCGAATCTAAATTTGGTGAGATTAAAAAGTATCTAGTGAAACTTTCTAGCCAAATCTTAGTACAAGAAAATGACTTCGTAAGAGCGGGAGTTCCATTGTCTGATGGTGCAATTACGCCAGATGATATCTTAAGAATTCAAGGACCAGCTGCTGTACAACAGTACTTGGTAAATGAAATTCAAGAGGTTTACCGTTTACAAGGGGTAAAAATTAATGACAAGCACTTCGAGGTTGTAATCCGTCAGATGATGCGTAAAGTAAAAGTGGAAGATCCAGGAGATACTCTATTCTTAGAAGATCAATTAATTCACACTAAAGACTTTATCCTTCAAAATGATAAATTATATGGTATGAAAGTGGTGGAAGATGCAGGAGATTCTTCTGTATTGAAACCAGGTCAGATCATTACACCTCGTGAATTACGTGACGAGAATTCATTATTGAAACGTACAGATAAAAATCTTGTTGTAGCAAGAGATGTAATTACTGCAACTGCAACGCCAGTTTTACAAGGTATTACAAGAGCTTCGTTACAAACTAAATCATTCATCTCTGCTGCTTCGTTCCAAGAAACGACAAAAGTACTTAACGAGGCTGCTGTAGCTGGTAAAATAGATGATTTAGAAGGATTAAAAGAAAATGTAATTGTTGGACACAGAATTCCTGCGGGAACTGGTATGAGAGAATACGATAATACTATCGTAGGATCTAAAGACGATTACAACGAAATGATGGCTAATAAAGAAGAATACATTTATTAA